The Collimonas fungivorans Ter331 genome has a segment encoding these proteins:
- the dbpA gene encoding ATP-dependent RNA helicase DbpA: MKTSSFSTLPLAPALLSNLDSLGYHEMTTIQAQSLPVILERRDLIAQAKTGSGKTAAFGIGILHKLNPSYFAIQALVLCPTRELADQVAKELRRLARFADNVKILTLCGGTPMGPQIGSLEHGAHIIVGTPGRIRDHIGRGSINLGTVQTLVLDEADRMVDMGFYEEISGIVSACPARRQTLLFSATYPDDIRKASAEFLRDAVEVKVEAQHDTGRIEQRFYEVSYEGRNAAVAQLLNHYKPVSTIAFCNTKIHCRELADELRAQGFSALALYGELEQRERDEILVRFANQSCSVLVATDVAARGLDIQTLGAVINVDVSKDTEVHIHRVGRTGRGQDRGLALSLCAPNEKKWVKLIEDYQQGPVSWFDLAALEPAAGEPLTAPMLTLCIMGGKKDKLRPGDLLGALTGDVGLSKEQVGKISVFEFVTYVALDKRIAKHAFGKLSNGNIKGKNFKMRFI; encoded by the coding sequence GTGAAAACCTCTTCTTTCTCCACCCTCCCGCTGGCGCCGGCGTTACTCAGCAACCTGGATAGCCTCGGCTACCATGAAATGACCACCATCCAGGCGCAGAGCCTGCCGGTGATCCTCGAGCGGCGCGACCTGATCGCCCAGGCCAAGACCGGCAGCGGCAAGACCGCGGCTTTCGGCATCGGCATCCTGCACAAGCTCAACCCCAGCTATTTCGCGATCCAGGCGCTGGTGCTGTGCCCTACGCGCGAGCTGGCGGACCAGGTCGCCAAGGAACTGCGGCGGCTGGCGCGCTTTGCCGACAACGTCAAGATCCTGACCTTGTGCGGCGGCACGCCGATGGGCCCGCAGATCGGTTCGCTGGAGCATGGCGCGCATATCATCGTCGGCACCCCGGGACGCATCCGCGACCACATCGGCCGCGGCAGCATCAACCTCGGCACCGTGCAGACGCTGGTGCTGGACGAAGCCGACCGCATGGTCGACATGGGGTTCTACGAAGAAATCTCGGGCATCGTCAGCGCCTGCCCGGCGCGCCGCCAGACCTTGCTGTTTTCCGCCACGTATCCGGACGACATCCGCAAGGCCAGCGCCGAATTCCTGCGCGACGCGGTCGAGGTCAAGGTCGAAGCGCAGCATGATACCGGCCGCATCGAACAGCGCTTTTACGAAGTCTCCTACGAAGGCCGCAATGCCGCCGTGGCGCAGCTGCTGAACCACTACAAGCCGGTCTCGACCATCGCCTTTTGCAACACCAAGATCCATTGCCGCGAACTGGCCGACGAATTGCGCGCGCAGGGTTTCAGCGCGCTGGCGCTGTACGGCGAGCTGGAGCAGCGCGAGCGCGATGAGATCCTGGTGCGCTTCGCCAACCAGAGCTGCTCGGTGCTGGTGGCCACCGACGTCGCCGCCCGCGGCCTGGACATCCAGACCCTGGGCGCGGTCATCAATGTCGACGTTTCCAAGGACACCGAAGTCCACATCCACCGCGTCGGCCGCACCGGCCGCGGCCAGGACCGGGGGCTGGCGCTGAGCTTGTGCGCGCCGAACGAAAAGAAATGGGTCAAGCTGATCGAGGACTATCAGCAAGGACCGGTCAGCTGGTTCGACCTGGCGGCGCTGGAACCGGCAGCGGGCGAACCGCTGACCGCGCCCATGCTGACGCTGTGCATCATGGGCGGCAAGAAAGACAAGCTGCGCCCGGGCGACTTGCTGGGAGCGCTGACCGGCGATGTCGGCCTGAGCAAGGAACAGGTCGGCAAGATCAGCGTGTTCGAATTCGTCACCTATGTGGCGCTCGACAAACGGATCGCCAAGCACGCGTTCGGCAAGCTGAGCAACGGCAATATCAAGGGCAAGAACTTCAAGATGCGGTTCATCTGA
- a CDS encoding autoinducer binding domain-containing protein codes for MQSMLSAKSAPVLFNALSGVAKQLGFDYCAYDMRLPWPVAEPKVVSLNNYPTTWQQRYMQERYDKIDPTVAHGRHSNLPMVWSDKHVASNRSFWEDARSHGLHAGWAQSCHDAKGISGLLNLSRSDDSVSHKELREISLKLSWLVGVAHEGLSLLLIEKHMPEAATQLTSREIEVLRWTADGKTSGEVSEIMNITDRTVNFHISNTLKKLNATNKTAAAIKAARLGIL; via the coding sequence ATGCAGTCTATGTTGAGCGCGAAATCCGCGCCCGTCCTTTTTAACGCCTTGTCCGGAGTCGCCAAGCAGCTCGGCTTCGATTACTGCGCATACGACATGCGCCTGCCCTGGCCGGTGGCCGAGCCCAAGGTAGTCAGCCTGAACAACTACCCCACCACCTGGCAGCAGCGCTACATGCAGGAGCGCTACGACAAGATCGACCCCACCGTGGCGCATGGCAGGCACTCGAACCTGCCGATGGTCTGGTCCGACAAGCACGTCGCCAGCAACCGTTCGTTCTGGGAAGATGCACGTTCGCACGGCCTGCACGCAGGCTGGGCGCAATCCTGCCATGACGCCAAAGGCATCTCGGGCCTGCTCAACCTGTCGCGTTCGGACGACAGCGTCTCGCACAAGGAATTGCGCGAAATTTCACTCAAGCTGTCATGGCTGGTGGGAGTTGCGCATGAAGGCCTGTCGCTGCTGCTGATCGAAAAACACATGCCGGAAGCCGCCACCCAGCTGACTTCGCGAGAAATCGAAGTGCTGCGCTGGACCGCCGACGGCAAGACTTCGGGCGAAGTCAGCGAGATCATGAACATCACCGACCGCACGGTGAATTTCCATATCTCGAACACCTTGAAAAAACTCAACGCCACCAACAAGACCGCAGCGGCCATCAAGGCCGCCAGGCTCGGCATCCTGTAA
- a CDS encoding SMU1112c/YaeR family gloxylase I-like metalloprotein: MQISGIHHVAIIASDYQRSRRFYTELLGLAIVAETYREQRDSYKLDLRTPDGVQIELFSFPSPPPRPSRPEACGLRHLAFRVPDVAAAVQELRGQGIAVEDIRIDEFTGKRFTFFADPDGLPLELYEQ, encoded by the coding sequence ATGCAAATTTCCGGCATCCACCACGTCGCCATCATCGCCTCCGATTACCAGCGTTCCAGGCGTTTTTATACCGAGCTGCTGGGCCTGGCCATCGTCGCCGAAACCTACCGTGAGCAGCGCGACTCCTACAAACTCGACCTGCGCACCCCGGACGGCGTGCAGATAGAGCTGTTTTCCTTCCCTTCGCCACCGCCGCGCCCGAGCCGGCCGGAAGCCTGCGGCTTGCGCCACCTGGCGTTCCGCGTGCCCGACGTAGCCGCTGCCGTCCAGGAACTGCGCGGCCAGGGCATCGCCGTGGAAGACATCCGTATCGACGAATTCACCGGCAAGCGCTTCACTTTTTTCGCCGACCCCGACGGATTGCCGCTGGAGCTGTATGAGCAATGA
- a CDS encoding acyl-homoserine-lactone synthase, translating to MNVISGAAAELSSELFSKISSYRHKVFVETLQWKLETKDGAELDQFDHADTVYVVAQDNQGEVNGCARLLPTNQPYLLSEVFPQLLKGAAPPCTTEVWELSRFAAVDFSKKNETPLAQVSSSNAYQLLQASIDCAARRGAKRLITVSPIGIERWLLRGGFKAHRSGPPMLIDGHRIFACLIDV from the coding sequence ATGAACGTCATTTCCGGGGCCGCTGCCGAGTTGTCAAGTGAGCTATTTTCGAAAATATCCAGCTATCGCCACAAGGTTTTTGTCGAAACCCTGCAATGGAAACTGGAGACCAAGGACGGCGCAGAACTGGACCAGTTTGACCATGCCGATACGGTCTATGTCGTGGCGCAGGATAACCAGGGCGAAGTCAACGGCTGCGCCCGCCTGCTGCCGACCAACCAACCCTATCTGCTGAGCGAAGTCTTCCCGCAGCTGCTCAAGGGCGCGGCGCCGCCCTGCACCACCGAAGTGTGGGAGCTGTCGCGTTTTGCCGCCGTCGATTTCAGCAAGAAGAATGAAACGCCGCTGGCGCAGGTTTCCTCCTCCAACGCCTACCAGCTGCTGCAAGCCTCGATAGACTGCGCCGCCCGGCGCGGCGCCAAGCGCCTGATCACCGTCTCGCCGATAGGCATCGAGCGCTGGCTGCTGCGCGGCGGCTTCAAGGCGCACCGCTCGGGGCCGCCAATGCTGATAGACGGCCATCGCATTTTCGCTTGCCTGATTGACGTCTGA